Proteins encoded within one genomic window of Nordella sp. HKS 07:
- a CDS encoding amidase: MTDDDLCYLPAAQLLKLFRARKLSPVELLKAQIERAEDIHPTINCFTDRYFDEALTQAEAAEAAYGKRNGKPRPLEGITLAVKDAQRLKGKRTTHGSLIFIDNIDDHSDPMIERLTEAGAIVHARTTTPEFCLSGVCHSRAWGTTHNPFNTDYGPGGSSGGSGAALAAGLTTLATGTDIGGSIRIPSSACGTVGFKPPHGRNPDGAPNCFDRYNHCGPMTRAVADAALMQSITAGPHPLDHDSLRETVTLPERGNSLKGFKVAHSIDFDYVNVDPDVRKNTLKALGLFRALGAEVEEVRLGWTGDIEMNALHWYNAMDFGRQTVWWKKTHGHLMTDYALKTADAIDKLTGIDDVHKAWAQAHRMYQTLGPVLDAHDVFICPTLNLPAVHADHDPWDPDFRINGIKADGEYGWVMTHQFNMLHNCPVMAVPSGFAGSGVPTGIQIVGRTFDDATVFKAALAYERAAGGWFTDRKGRPKF, from the coding sequence ATGACCGACGACGATCTTTGCTATCTGCCTGCCGCGCAGCTCCTGAAGCTGTTCCGCGCCCGCAAGCTGTCGCCGGTCGAGCTCCTCAAGGCGCAGATCGAGCGCGCCGAGGATATCCATCCGACGATCAATTGCTTTACCGACCGCTATTTCGACGAAGCGCTGACGCAGGCCGAGGCGGCCGAGGCGGCTTACGGCAAGCGCAACGGTAAGCCGCGTCCGCTGGAGGGCATCACGCTCGCGGTCAAGGACGCACAGCGCCTCAAGGGCAAGCGCACCACGCATGGATCGCTCATCTTCATCGATAATATCGACGATCATTCCGACCCGATGATCGAGCGCCTGACCGAGGCCGGCGCCATCGTGCATGCGCGCACCACCACGCCGGAATTCTGCCTCTCGGGGGTGTGCCATTCGCGCGCCTGGGGTACGACGCATAATCCCTTCAACACCGACTATGGGCCGGGTGGCTCGTCCGGCGGCTCGGGTGCGGCGCTTGCGGCCGGCCTCACCACGCTCGCCACCGGAACCGACATCGGCGGGTCGATCCGGATCCCATCGTCGGCCTGCGGCACGGTCGGCTTCAAGCCGCCGCATGGGCGCAATCCCGACGGCGCCCCCAATTGCTTCGACCGCTATAACCATTGCGGGCCGATGACACGCGCCGTTGCGGATGCGGCGCTGATGCAGTCGATCACCGCCGGCCCGCATCCGCTCGACCACGATTCCTTGCGCGAAACAGTCACGCTGCCGGAGCGGGGAAATTCGCTCAAGGGCTTCAAGGTCGCCCATTCAATCGACTTCGACTATGTGAATGTCGATCCCGATGTGCGCAAGAACACGCTGAAGGCGCTCGGCTTGTTCCGCGCGCTCGGCGCCGAGGTGGAGGAGGTGCGCCTCGGCTGGACCGGCGATATCGAGATGAATGCGCTCCATTGGTACAACGCGATGGATTTCGGCCGCCAGACCGTGTGGTGGAAGAAGACGCACGGCCATCTGATGACCGACTATGCGCTCAAGACGGCCGACGCGATCGACAAGCTCACCGGCATCGACGATGTCCACAAGGCGTGGGCGCAGGCGCATCGCATGTATCAGACGCTGGGACCGGTGCTCGACGCGCATGACGTTTTCATCTGCCCGACGCTCAATCTTCCGGCGGTGCATGCCGATCACGATCCGTGGGATCCGGACTTCCGCATCAACGGCATCAAGGCCGACGGCGAATATGGTTGGGTCATGACGCATCAGTTCAACATGCTGCATAACTGCCCGGTGATGGCGGTGCCTTCAGGCTTCGCCGGTAGCGGGGTCCCGACCGGCATCCAGATCGTCGGGCGCACCTTCGACGACGCCACCGTGTTCAAGGCGGCGCTCGCCTATGAAAGGGCTGCGGGCGGCTGGTTCACCGATAGGAAGGGGCGGCCAAAGTTCTGA
- a CDS encoding SDR family oxidoreductase, with amino-acid sequence MGDRLKGKTALVTSAAQGIGRSTVIAMAREGAKVYATDIRDDLLADLPKEAPGIEAFALDVLNPEAIRKAAERAPDVDVLFNCSGFVHHGTILDCDEKSWDFSFDLNTKAHYRMIKAFLPAMLAKGKGTIVNMSSVASSIKGVPNRFVYGATKAAVIGLTKALAADFVGKGIRCNAICPGTVDTPSLNERMRQQGDYEKARQAFIARQPMGRLAQPEEIAALVIYLASEESAFITGQTFVIDGGWSG; translated from the coding sequence ATGGGTGACAGGCTGAAGGGTAAGACGGCGCTGGTGACATCGGCGGCGCAGGGCATCGGGCGGTCGACAGTGATCGCCATGGCGCGTGAAGGCGCCAAGGTCTATGCCACCGATATCCGCGACGACCTTCTGGCGGATCTCCCCAAGGAGGCGCCCGGGATCGAGGCCTTCGCCCTCGACGTGCTCAATCCCGAGGCAATCCGGAAGGCGGCCGAGCGCGCCCCCGATGTCGACGTCCTGTTCAACTGCTCGGGCTTCGTTCATCACGGCACGATTCTCGATTGTGACGAAAAGTCCTGGGACTTCTCCTTCGACCTCAACACCAAGGCGCACTACCGCATGATCAAGGCCTTCCTGCCGGCCATGCTGGCCAAGGGCAAGGGCACGATCGTCAACATGTCCTCGGTCGCCTCCTCGATAAAGGGCGTGCCGAACCGCTTCGTCTATGGCGCCACCAAGGCCGCCGTCATCGGCCTCACCAAGGCGCTCGCCGCCGATTTCGTCGGCAAGGGCATCAGATGCAATGCCATTTGCCCCGGCACCGTCGACACGCCTTCTCTCAATGAACGCATGCGCCAGCAGGGTGACTATGAGAAGGCGCGCCAGGCCTTCATCGCCCGCCAGCCCATGGGCCGCCTCGCCCAGCCCGAGGAGATCGCGGCTCTCGTCATCTATCTCGCCAGCGAGGAATCGGCCTTCATCACCGGTCAGACTTTCGTCATCGATGGCGGCTGGTCCGGTTGA
- a CDS encoding ABC transporter ATP-binding protein — protein MGIAGSGERRSAIEAIGVSKIFGGGDDAVKALDDVDVTIRENEFFTLLGPSGCGKTTLLRLIAGFDFPTEGEIRLYGDDIAPLPPFKRPVNTVFQNYALFPHMTVAQNIGFGLEMLGKPRPEIDARVSEMLKLVRMEELRNRRTSQISGGQQQRVALARALAPRPKVLLLDEPLSALDFKLRKDMQIELKRLQHETGITFIFVTHDQEEALTMSDRIAVMSKGRILQIGSPRDIYDRPAERFVANFIGDTNFLEGTVKTVGPGKARIVLDAGSEVDAGISEGFTPEGNVTIVVRPEHAAIHAKPDKGALKGTLENIVYFGTDTHFHVKLASGPHFIVRQQNRHGASEDFRTGMPVGIEIGENAAQVLKD, from the coding sequence TTGGGTATAGCCGGTTCTGGGGAGCGGCGCAGCGCCATTGAGGCGATCGGCGTCAGCAAGATTTTCGGCGGCGGTGACGATGCGGTAAAAGCGCTCGACGATGTCGATGTCACCATCCGCGAGAATGAATTTTTCACGCTACTCGGGCCTTCCGGCTGCGGCAAGACCACTCTCCTCCGGCTGATTGCCGGCTTCGATTTCCCGACCGAGGGTGAGATCCGCCTTTACGGTGACGATATCGCGCCGCTGCCGCCCTTCAAGCGGCCGGTCAACACCGTTTTCCAGAATTACGCTCTCTTCCCGCATATGACCGTCGCCCAGAATATCGGCTTCGGCCTCGAAATGCTGGGCAAGCCGCGCCCCGAGATCGATGCCCGCGTCAGCGAGATGCTGAAGCTGGTGCGCATGGAGGAACTGCGCAACCGCCGCACCAGCCAGATCTCCGGCGGCCAGCAGCAGCGCGTGGCGCTCGCCCGCGCTTTGGCGCCCAGGCCCAAGGTGCTGCTCCTCGACGAGCCGCTTTCGGCGCTCGATTTCAAATTGCGCAAGGACATGCAGATCGAGCTCAAGCGTCTGCAGCACGAGACCGGCATCACCTTCATCTTCGTCACCCACGACCAGGAAGAAGCCCTCACCATGTCGGACCGCATCGCCGTCATGTCCAAGGGCCGCATCCTGCAGATCGGCTCGCCACGCGACATCTATGACCGCCCGGCCGAGCGTTTCGTCGCCAATTTCATCGGCGACACGAACTTCCTCGAGGGCACGGTGAAGACGGTGGGCCCTGGCAAGGCGCGCATTGTGCTTGATGCGGGGTCCGAGGTCGATGCCGGAATATCCGAGGGTTTCACGCCCGAAGGCAATGTCACCATCGTGGTGCGCCCCGAACATGCCGCCATCCACGCCAAGCCCGACAAAGGCGCGCTCAAGGGCACGCTGGAGAACATTGTCTATTTCGGTACCGACACGCATTTTCACGTCAAGCTCGCTTCGGGACCGCATTTCATCGTGCGCCAGCAGAACCGGCACGGAGCGAGCGAGGACTTCAGGACCGGCATGCCGGTCGGCATCGAGATCGGCGAGAATGCGGCGCAAGTGCTGAAGGACTGA
- a CDS encoding ABC transporter permease produces the protein MAVENSPLPTRAAQVAAEADRREIRGRWLLASPALLIILFAAIGPLFIVLVYSFLTPGDYGGVVWKPSGQAWFQVLFEKDIFDDTTTFADAHLSILWRSVKLSLLTTLAALAFGFPTAYFIATRPEKSRDIWLFLITIPFWTNLLIRTFAVQEVIRNEGILNTALIKLGIISSPIQIMFTDVAIMLGMLYVYLPLMVLPLYASMEKLDFRLVEAGYDLYANRFQVLRRVIIPLVKPGIIAGSILVFIPSLGAYVTPRVLGGGKNMMLGNLIELQFGQGRNWPLGAALSITLMAIVMVALMVYVRYAGRSETRHG, from the coding sequence ATGGCCGTGGAAAATTCGCCTCTTCCCACCCGCGCCGCCCAGGTCGCCGCCGAGGCCGACAGGCGCGAAATCCGCGGTCGCTGGCTCCTCGCCTCTCCTGCCCTCCTGATCATCCTCTTCGCCGCCATCGGCCCGCTTTTCATCGTCCTCGTCTACTCCTTCCTCACCCCCGGCGATTATGGCGGCGTGGTCTGGAAGCCCTCCGGCCAGGCCTGGTTCCAGGTGCTGTTCGAGAAGGACATATTCGACGACACGACGACTTTCGCCGACGCTCATCTCTCGATCCTTTGGCGTTCGGTGAAGCTGTCCTTGCTGACCACGCTGGCGGCGCTGGCCTTCGGTTTCCCCACCGCCTATTTCATCGCCACGCGTCCCGAGAAGAGCCGCGACATCTGGCTCTTCCTCATCACCATCCCCTTCTGGACCAATCTGCTCATCCGCACCTTCGCGGTGCAGGAGGTCATCCGCAATGAAGGCATCCTCAACACGGCGCTGATCAAGCTCGGCATCATCTCAAGCCCGATCCAGATCATGTTCACCGATGTCGCCATCATGCTTGGCATGCTCTATGTCTATCTGCCGCTGATGGTGCTGCCGCTCTATGCCAGCATGGAGAAGCTCGACTTCCGCCTGGTCGAGGCGGGCTACGACCTCTACGCCAACCGTTTCCAGGTGCTGCGCCGCGTCATCATCCCGCTCGTGAAGCCCGGCATCATCGCCGGTTCCATCCTGGTCTTCATCCCCTCACTCGGCGCCTATGTGACGCCGCGGGTGCTGGGCGGCGGCAAGAACATGATGCTCGGCAATCTCATCGAGCTGCAGTTCGGCCAGGGCCGCAACTGGCCTTTGGGCGCCGCGCTCTCCATCACCTTGATGGCCATCGTGATGGTGGCGCTCATGGTCTATGTGCGTTATGCCGGCCGCTCGGAGACGCGCCATGGCTGA
- a CDS encoding ABC transporter permease produces the protein MADASLRNARSVPGPAGARKGATFSVRRQTGFGGIALFCFVLLYLPIATLVVYSFNAGNSLAIWEGFSWRWYVAAWNNQQIVETSIRSFVIASFAAVVSTTVATMAALATTRTRPYRGLNFIYGFINQPLMVPEIVTGIALLIFFAMVKVWTGYTGLGYLIAAHTAFCIPFAYLPIRARLENMDLTLERAAADLYATPWMTFRKVTLPLLWPGIIAGLMLAFVVSLDDVVITELVKSGGQDTLPTYMLGQLRRVVTPEINAISSVFLLISVVIVTLFFFLNRKRT, from the coding sequence ATGGCTGACGCATCGCTCCGCAATGCACGATCCGTTCCCGGACCGGCAGGTGCGCGCAAAGGCGCCACCTTCTCCGTCAGGCGGCAGACCGGTTTCGGCGGGATCGCGCTCTTCTGCTTCGTGCTGCTCTATCTCCCGATCGCCACGCTCGTCGTCTATTCCTTCAATGCCGGCAATTCGCTCGCCATCTGGGAAGGCTTTTCCTGGCGCTGGTATGTCGCGGCCTGGAACAATCAGCAGATCGTCGAGACCTCGATCCGCTCCTTCGTGATCGCGAGTTTCGCCGCTGTCGTCTCGACCACGGTGGCCACCATGGCGGCGCTCGCCACCACCCGCACCAGACCCTATCGAGGGTTGAATTTCATCTATGGCTTCATCAACCAGCCGCTGATGGTGCCGGAGATCGTGACCGGCATCGCGCTCCTGATCTTCTTCGCCATGGTCAAGGTCTGGACCGGTTACACCGGCCTTGGATACCTCATCGCCGCCCATACGGCCTTCTGCATTCCCTTTGCCTATCTGCCCATCCGCGCCCGCCTCGAGAACATGGACCTGACGCTGGAGCGCGCCGCCGCCGATCTCTATGCCACGCCCTGGATGACCTTCCGGAAGGTGACCCTGCCGCTGCTGTGGCCGGGCATCATCGCCGGCCTGATGCTCGCTTTTGTCGTGTCGCTCGACGACGTCGTCATCACCGAGCTCGTCAAATCCGGCGGCCAGGATACGCTGCCCACCTACATGCTGGGACAGCTGCGCCGCGTGGTGACGCCCGAGATCAACGCCATATCGAGCGTGTTCCTGCTCATCTCCGTCGTCATCGTGACGCTGTTCTTCTTCCTCAATCGCAAGCGGACTTGA
- a CDS encoding extracellular solute-binding protein, with the protein MKHGAVITGLTILLTAGPAFAEGQLNIYNWGNYTSPELIKKFEDTYKVKVTVTDFDSNDTALAKLKAGGHGFDIVVPSNSHVPIFIHEGVLLESRPDQMENFKNVDDRWVNVEWDKGRHYTVPWAWGSTGVIVNTKVYSGDPNTWKIIFDPPEELKGKINVLPEMLDTLGAAIKYNGGELCTDDKEILKKAHATLVAAKPNWLSMDYSNVEKYVKEDFAAGVNYSGAAFRARLQNDKLVYGYPKEGYSLWMDSAAIIKDAKNVDNAKLFLNFIMAPENAGLISSFTRYANGIKGSEAFMPEDMKTAPEVVIPADLQGPGKFDPVCSAEVQALYTRIWTDITK; encoded by the coding sequence ATGAAGCATGGAGCAGTCATAACAGGCTTGACCATCCTGTTGACGGCGGGCCCGGCATTTGCCGAAGGCCAACTCAACATCTATAACTGGGGCAACTATACAAGCCCCGAGCTGATCAAGAAGTTCGAAGACACCTACAAGGTCAAGGTGACGGTTACCGATTTCGACTCGAACGACACCGCTCTCGCCAAGCTCAAGGCCGGCGGCCATGGCTTCGACATCGTCGTGCCCTCCAATTCGCATGTCCCGATCTTCATCCACGAAGGCGTCCTGCTCGAATCGCGCCCCGACCAGATGGAGAACTTCAAGAATGTCGACGATCGCTGGGTGAATGTCGAATGGGACAAGGGCCGCCACTACACGGTGCCCTGGGCCTGGGGCTCTACCGGCGTCATCGTAAACACCAAGGTCTATAGTGGCGACCCCAATACCTGGAAGATCATCTTCGACCCGCCCGAGGAGCTGAAGGGCAAGATCAACGTGCTGCCCGAGATGCTCGATACGCTGGGCGCCGCGATCAAATACAATGGCGGCGAGCTCTGCACGGACGACAAGGAGATCCTCAAGAAGGCGCATGCGACGCTCGTCGCCGCCAAGCCCAACTGGTTGTCCATGGACTACAGCAACGTCGAAAAATACGTGAAGGAGGACTTCGCCGCCGGCGTCAATTACAGCGGCGCCGCCTTCCGCGCCCGCCTGCAGAACGACAAGCTCGTCTATGGCTATCCGAAGGAAGGCTATTCCCTCTGGATGGACAGCGCGGCCATCATCAAGGACGCCAAGAACGTCGATAACGCCAAGCTGTTTCTGAACTTCATCATGGCTCCGGAGAACGCCGGGCTCATCTCGAGCTTCACGCGTTATGCCAACGGCATCAAGGGCTCGGAAGCGTTCATGCCCGAAGACATGAAGACGGCGCCGGAAGTGGTGATTCCGGCGGACTTGCAGGGGCCCGGGAAATTCGACCCCGTCTGCTCCGCGGAAGTGCAGGCGCTCTACACCCGCATCTGGACGGACATCACCAAATAA
- a CDS encoding extracellular solute-binding protein, which produces MTMKLKWAGLGLAMTAFAASPALAEGELNIYNWGNYTNPDLIKKFEETYKVKVTVTDYDSNDTALAKVRAGGHGFDIVVPSANFVPVWVKEGLLLETRPDQMENFKNVDDRWVNVEWDKGRHYTVPWQWGSTGVIVDTSLYKGDINTSGIIFNPPDELKGKINVAPEMNDVMAAVIWYLGGEWCTADKGLLKKARDTLIEAKKSWISMDYGVIDKFASRDFGAAYYWNGAALRSRMKNKDVRFGYPKEGYPLFMDSVAVLKDAKNVENAKLFQNFIMDPQNAALISAFAKYANGIKGSEQFLPEEMKGAPEVEIPAEFVDKGHFFKLCEPEVTALYSKIWTELLK; this is translated from the coding sequence ATGACGATGAAACTGAAATGGGCGGGACTTGGCCTCGCCATGACCGCCTTTGCCGCGAGTCCCGCCTTGGCCGAGGGCGAGCTCAATATCTACAATTGGGGCAACTACACCAATCCCGATCTCATCAAGAAGTTCGAGGAGACCTACAAGGTCAAGGTCACCGTGACCGATTATGATTCGAACGACACGGCGCTCGCCAAGGTCCGCGCCGGCGGCCACGGCTTCGACATCGTCGTGCCGTCGGCGAATTTCGTGCCTGTGTGGGTCAAGGAGGGGCTCCTCCTCGAGACGCGACCCGACCAGATGGAGAATTTCAAGAATGTCGACGATCGCTGGGTGAATGTCGAATGGGACAAGGGCCGCCACTATACTGTGCCGTGGCAGTGGGGCTCGACCGGCGTCATCGTCGACACCTCCCTCTATAAGGGCGACATCAACACGTCCGGCATCATCTTCAACCCGCCGGACGAGCTCAAGGGCAAGATCAATGTGGCCCCTGAGATGAACGACGTCATGGCGGCGGTCATCTGGTATCTGGGTGGCGAATGGTGCACCGCTGACAAGGGGCTCCTCAAGAAGGCGCGCGACACGCTGATCGAGGCCAAGAAGAGCTGGATATCCATGGACTATGGCGTGATCGACAAATTCGCCAGCCGCGATTTTGGTGCCGCCTATTACTGGAACGGCGCCGCCTTGCGTTCCAGAATGAAGAACAAGGATGTCCGCTTCGGCTATCCGAAGGAAGGCTATCCTCTGTTCATGGACAGCGTCGCCGTGCTGAAGGACGCCAAGAATGTCGAGAACGCCAAGCTGTTCCAGAACTTCATCATGGATCCACAGAATGCCGCGCTGATCTCCGCCTTCGCCAAATATGCGAACGGCATCAAGGGATCGGAGCAGTTCCTGCCGGAAGAGATGAAGGGCGCGCCGGAAGTCGAGATTCCGGCCGAATTCGTGGACAAGGGCCACTTCTTCAAGCTCTGCGAGCCGGAAGTGACGGCACTCTATTCGAAGATCTGGACCGAGCTGCTCAAGTAG
- a CDS encoding serine hydrolase codes for MTSYKNSEPRPPIMRESPPKLRVPFADWDRPPWNRWSFQHVRELLPTAEVWRGNGPPSSLPQVPHDLSGIEFSGADGVGRTVESFLDESYTDGFLVLHKGRILTERYFNGMGERSLHLSQSMAKSVTAAAAGCLVAQGLLDPDALITYYLPELEGTAYRGARLRHVLDMTSGVRFSEDYTDPHSDIGRSDVASGWKPAPAGADGFPEHMWELILSLTALERPHGELFVYRSIETDVLAFCMERASGKRLPQLVSELLWQPMGADESACFTLDRAGYALADGGLNATLRDYARFGALYLQDGYFNGRQIVPAGWVLETRIGDARLFGEPYTLTTPNGAYRNQFWIEDVSRPAIMCRGVFGQLIYIDPARDLVVVKLSSWPDFLNIELGVNTLRMIHALANELV; via the coding sequence ATGACATCCTATAAGAATTCAGAGCCGCGCCCGCCGATCATGCGCGAAAGCCCGCCCAAATTGCGCGTGCCTTTTGCCGACTGGGACCGCCCGCCCTGGAACCGCTGGTCGTTCCAGCATGTGCGCGAATTGCTGCCGACGGCGGAAGTCTGGCGCGGCAACGGCCCGCCATCGAGCCTGCCGCAAGTGCCGCACGATCTGAGCGGCATCGAATTCTCCGGCGCCGACGGCGTCGGTCGCACAGTCGAGTCGTTTCTCGATGAGAGCTACACCGACGGCTTCCTGGTCCTGCACAAGGGCCGCATCCTCACCGAGCGCTATTTCAACGGCATGGGCGAGCGCAGCCTGCATCTTTCCCAGTCCATGGCGAAATCGGTGACGGCCGCCGCCGCCGGCTGCCTGGTGGCGCAAGGCCTTCTCGATCCGGATGCGCTCATCACTTATTATCTGCCCGAGCTCGAAGGGACGGCCTATCGCGGCGCCAGGCTCCGGCACGTCCTCGACATGACGTCGGGCGTGCGCTTCTCGGAGGATTACACCGATCCGCATTCCGACATAGGCCGCAGCGATGTGGCCTCGGGCTGGAAGCCCGCCCCTGCCGGAGCTGACGGCTTTCCCGAGCATATGTGGGAGCTCATCCTCTCCCTCACGGCGCTCGAGCGCCCGCATGGCGAGCTTTTTGTCTACCGTTCGATTGAAACCGACGTGCTCGCCTTCTGCATGGAGCGCGCCAGCGGCAAACGTCTGCCGCAACTCGTCTCCGAGCTCTTGTGGCAGCCGATGGGGGCGGATGAGAGCGCCTGCTTCACGCTCGACAGGGCCGGCTATGCGCTCGCCGATGGCGGGCTCAATGCCACCTTGCGCGACTATGCCCGCTTCGGCGCGCTCTATCTGCAGGACGGATATTTCAACGGCAGGCAGATCGTGCCGGCCGGCTGGGTGCTGGAGACCCGGATCGGCGATGCGCGCTTGTTCGGCGAGCCTTATACGCTCACCACGCCCAACGGCGCCTATCGCAACCAGTTCTGGATCGAGGATGTGTCGCGCCCGGCGATCATGTGCCGGGGCGTCTTCGGGCAGCTCATCTATATCGACCCGGCCCGCGATCTCGTTGTCGTCAAATTGTCGAGCTGGCCTGACTTCCTCAATATCGAGCTCGGCGTCAACACCTTGCGCATGATCCACGCGCTGGCCAATGAGCTCGTTTGA
- a CDS encoding septal ring lytic transglycosylase RlpA family protein, with translation MKRFLAALIFCAFATPVLISSADIAQAQVGMASYYKTGRKTANGEKFNPNGFTAAHRSLKFGTKVRVTNLRNGRSVIVRINDRGPFVRGRIIDLAYGAAMAVGLHDTGVAKVQVAVLQ, from the coding sequence ATGAAGCGATTTCTCGCTGCGCTGATCTTTTGCGCTTTTGCAACGCCTGTCCTCATTTCATCCGCAGATATCGCCCAGGCACAAGTGGGCATGGCTTCCTACTACAAAACAGGCCGCAAGACCGCGAATGGCGAGAAATTCAATCCAAACGGCTTCACCGCGGCGCACCGCTCGCTGAAATTCGGCACCAAGGTGCGCGTCACCAATCTGCGCAACGGCCGCTCGGTCATTGTGCGCATCAATGACCGCGGCCCGTTCGTTCGTGGGCGCATCATCGATCTCGCCTATGGCGCGGCCATGGCCGTGGGCCTGCACGATACCGGCGTCGCCAAGGTGCAGGTCGCCGTTCTGCAGTGA